Genomic segment of Methanonatronarchaeum thermophilum:
TACTACCCCCTCTAGCTGGGATCAAACCAATTAGATTCTTTTTTTCGAAGTTTGAAGACAATTTTTAAACCCTCTTAATTTAATCTATTTTTAAATAAAAAAGGGAGTCATACTCAAATTTGTTGTATCTCTACTTTTATCTTAAATCTAATAAAAAACTTTTTATTTTAAATTTAACTCTAAAGCATAATACTAAAGAAATTCTTAATCTTAAAGATTAGTGTTAAAAATTTATTTCGAAATTTATCATGAGAAACAGTCAATTTAGTTGCTATGACATTTAAATAAATATAAAAATTAGGTTTGGTTAATTTACTCAAAGAGGGAATTTCTTTAGTTAGAAAGATATTATGTCGTAAATCCAATATAAAATTAAAAAAAATCTACTATTAGTATAACGGACCCGAGGGGATTTGAACCCCTGATCTACAGCTCCGAAGGCTGTCGCCTTGTCCGGACTAGGCTACGGGCCCATGTTAACAATGGTTTTTTGTTGTTGAGTGTATTATTTCTTCTGACTAGTGGTATCTATGGCGATTTTATCGGAATCTAAAATTAAGGAAAAAATTGAGGAAGGTGCGTTGTTGATTGAGCCTTTTTCGGATGGTTGTTTGCAGCCTGCTTCTTATGATTTACGTGTGGATCAGGATTATGTTCTTAGGGGTCATTGTTTGGTTAGTAGTTTGGAGACTGTTGGTTTGCCTATGGATGTTGCTGGGTTGGTTAGGATGCGTTCTACTTTTGGTCGTGAGGGTGTTTTTTTGAGTGGTGGTTATATTGATCCTGGTTATAAGGGGGATATTACGTTGTGTCTTTTTAATGCTGGTGGTTCTGTGGAGGTAGGGGAGGGTGAGCGTATTGCTCAGATTGTGTTTTTGGATGTTGTTGGTGAGACTGGGGGGTATAGTGGTAGTTATCAGAATTCGTGTGGTGTAACCAAGTCTAAACGTTGATTTAGATTTTTATTTGGTGTTTTTCTTTTATTGTGTTTAGTGTGAG
This window contains:
- a CDS encoding dCTP deaminase domain-containing protein translates to MAILSESKIKEKIEEGALLIEPFSDGCLQPASYDLRVDQDYVLRGHCLVSSLETVGLPMDVAGLVRMRSTFGREGVFLSGGYIDPGYKGDITLCLFNAGGSVEVGEGERIAQIVFLDVVGETGGYSGSYQNSCGVTKSKR